DNA from Algisphaera agarilytica:
TGCAGATCCTCAGCCGCCACGACGTGGGCATCCCCGACTCGGCGTTTGTCCGCGGCAAGGAAGACGTGCTGCCCGCGATCGAGGCGCTCGGCGGCGTGCCGGTGATCATCAAGCTGCTCGAGGGCAGCCAGGGTGTTGGCGTGATTTTGGCCGACAGCGTCAACATCGCCGAGGCGATCATCGAGACCTTGCAGAGCGCCCGGCAGAACGTGTTGTTGCAGAAGTTCGTAGCCGAGAGCAAGGGCCGAGACATCCGCGCGTTGGTGGTGGGAGGGCGTGTTGTCGCGGCGATGCGACGTAAGGCGGTGGGCACTGAGTTCCGCAGCAACGTCCACCGCGGCGGCCAGACCGAAGCGATCGAGCTGGACGAGCAGTACCAACAGACCGCGGTCAAAGCGGCGCAGATCATGGGCCTCCGCGTGGCGGGTGTCGACATGCTCGAAGGCCGTGACGGCCCGCAGGTCATGGAAGTCAACTCGTCGCCCGGCCTCGAAGGTATCGAGACGGTCACCGGCATCGACGTGGCCGGGGCGATCATCGAGCACATCGAAGAACAGGTCCTGCTGCCCGACGTCGATGTCCGCCAACGCATGACCATCAAGTCCGGCTACGGCGTCGCGGAGTTCCCCGTCGCGCCCGACTCGCCGTTGGCCGGTGTGACCATCGGGGACAGCGGCCTGCGGGACGACCGCGAGGTGCTCGTGCTCAGCATCACGCGCGGCTCTGCCGTGATCCCCGCGCCACACGGCAACCAGGAAATCCTGCCCGGCGATGTGCTGCTGTGCTTCGGCAAGCTGTTCACGCTCCGCTCGCTGGTCCCGGCCGAGCGCCCCAAGAAACCCAAGCGCAAACGGACACGTGTGAATCCCAGCGTCTAAGATTGGCTCTTGTTCCATCTGTGTTTTGACTAGGAGAACTGTCGCATGTCCCAGCCGTTTACGAATCGTGTTGCTCTGGTCACCGGTGCCTCGGCCGGCATCGGCTGGGCCACCGCCAAGTCCCTCGCCGAGGCCGGGGCGAAGGTCGCGGTCAGCGCCCGCCGGGGCGAGAAGCTCGAAGCGCTCGTCGCCGAGATCGCCGCAGCGGGTGGCAAGGCCAAGGCGTTCCCCGCGGACGTGTCGGACCCCGCCGCGACCGACGCGATGTGGGCCCAAGTGGTCGACTGGGCCGGCGGCGTGCCGGAGATCGTCGTCGCCAACGCCGGGCGCGGCCTGGCAGGCGGCGTGCTGTCTTCGGACGAGTCTGCTTGGGAATCGCTTTTCAAGCTCAACGTCACCGGCACGATGCACTTCATGCGGATCGTCGCCGGCGCGATGAAGGCCAAGCTCGAAGCGGCCGGGGTCACGCCCGCCGACGCCGACTTCCCCGGGGCCGACCTCGTCGTGCTCGGCTCGACCGTGGGCAGCAACGTCTCGCCGTTCTCCGGGGCCTACGGCGCGTCGAAGTTTGCCGTGGAGGGGGCCGTCGAGGCGCTGCGTCGTGAGGTCGGCTCGACGGGCATCCGTGTCACCAACATCAAGCCCGGCATCGTCCTCTCGGAGTTCCAGGACGTCGCCGGCTACGACGAGGAAAACTTCGGCAAGACGGTCGCCAAGTTCGGCAAGATGCTCCAGCCCGAAGACATCGCCCGCACGATCTGCCACATCGTCGCCGAACCGCCCCACGTCCACGTCAACACCGTCACCATCCGCCCTGTGGGGCAGGACTACCCCTGATCCCGTCGGGCGGCGAGCCCAGGCGACAATTTCATACGGTTACGGCTTAAATCGGTACAATCCCCCGCTTGGCACCGCCCCGGCGGTCCGTCCGCCCCGCCTCCTCAGCCCGGTATCCCCGGGCCCCCAGAAACACCCCGGCCCCCCGGAAACCCCCACCATGGCCCAGAACCACCTCCGAAACGTCGCGATCATTGCCCACGTCGACCACGGCAAGACCACGCTCACTGACCAGCTGCTCTACCAGTCGGGCATGTTCCGCACCGAGGATCTCGACAAGCTCGCCGGCGGCCAGCACAACCTCATCATGGACACCGGCGACCTCGAGCGCGAGCGCGGCATCACCATCACCGCCAAGAACTGTGCTGTGAACTACCGCCACACCGACGGGGCCGACTACAAGATCAACCTGATCGACACGCCGGGCCACGCCGACTTCGGCGGCGAGGTCGAACGCGTCCTCAACATGGCCGACGGCTGCCTGCTCGTGGTCGACGCCTTCGAGGGCCCGATGCCCCAGACCCGCTTCGTGCTCCAGAAAGCCCTGGCCATCGGCCTCAAGCCCGTCGTGGTCATCAACAAGATCGACAAGCCCAACGCCCGGCCCGAAGACGTCATCAACGAAGTCTTCGACCTGCTCGCCGAGCTGGATGCGCCCGATGATGCGCTGGACTTCCCGATCGTTTACAGCTCAGCCAAGAACGGCTGGGCGTCGGACGACCTCGAGAAGGCCGGCATGAACGGGGCCGAGCACCCCGACAACATGCTGGCGCTCTACTCGGCGATCCTCGAACACGTCCCCGCGCCGTACGCCGAGGGCTCATCGCGTGGCGCCGCTGCCGGCTTCGCCTCGGGCGTCGAAGCGCTCGCCGCCCCGCTGCAAATGATGGTCACCACGATCCAATACTCCGACTACGTCGGCCGGATCGCCGTGGGCCGTGTGACCGCCGGGCGGATCAACGCCGGGCAGCAGGTCACCGTCATCAACCGGGCCGGCGAAGGCAAGCAGCAGAAGATCCTGAAGCTCAATGCCTTCGACGGCCTCAAACAGAAAGAAGTCCCCCAGGTCATCGCCGGCGACATCTGCGCCGTGGTCGGCCTCGACCCGATCGACATCGGCGACACCATCGCCTGCCCCGACCGCCCCGAAGCTCTGCCCGCCGTCGAGATCGACGAGCCGACACTGACCATGACCTTCCGTGTCAACGACTCGCCCTTCGCTGGCCGCGAAGGCGAGTTCGTCACGTCCCGCCAGGTCTACGACCGCCTGCAGAAAGAGCTGCAGTCCAACGTCGCGCTCCGCGTTGAGCGGGGCGACGGCGGCGACGAGTTCAAGGTGTCGGGCCGGGGCATGATGCACCTGGGCGTGCTCCTCGAAACCATGCGCCGCGAGGGCTACGAGCTCCAGGTCGGCAAGCCCGAGGTGATCCTCAAGCGTCCTGAAGACGGCGACCACGCCGGCAAGCTCTGCGAGCCCATCGAACAGCTCGTCGTCGACTGCCCCGCCGAGTGCCAGAACGACGTGATGAGCCTGGTCACGAACCGCAAGGCCGAGATCGTCAGCATGGACCCCAAGGCCGGGGCCGGCGACTACATCCACATGGAGTTCACCATCCCCGCCCGCGGCCTGATCGGCATGCGGACCCGGATGCTCACCGCCACCCAGGGCCGAGCCGTCATGCACCACAACCTGCTCCGATACGAGCCGATGCGCGGCGACGTGCCCAAACGCCCCGCCGGCGTCATCATCGCCAGCGACACCGGCCAGGTCACCCCCTACGCCCTCCACGGCCTCTACGACCGCGGCTTCTTCTTCGTCAAGCCGGGCGACCAGGTCTACGAAGGCCAGGTCATCGGCGAACACTGCAAAGACAACGACATCATCGCCAACCCCATCAAGTCCAAACAACTCACCGCCGTCCGCACCCGCGGCGGCAAAGACGACAACATGCAGATCAAGCCCGCCAAAGAGATGTCGCTCGAGGCTTGCTTGGAATACATCGCCGAGGACGAGTTGGTTGAGGTGACTCCCGAAAACATCCGGCTACGCAAGCGGACTCTGCAAGAGTCGATGCGGCGACGCGAGGCACGGTCGGCGAAGGATAAGGCGAAGGCTGGGGCATAGGTAATTATGGATAATCAAATTTCCGGATTTAACGTTGCCGCCTATACCTTGACCGGTGAAGAAGTTGGCCGTGGTTTTTGGGAGATGAGCAGCCTATCTCCGATATGGGTCGAGGCAGGCGTCACATTTTTAAATCAATTCGGTGATAATTTTCCTGCGACTTCATGGGGTCAGGAATTAAATCACATAGAAACTAAATTGACTTCAAGTGACGGAGCGGGCCTTGGTCAGTTTTACACGAATGGCCAATTGTCGATTTCGACATTGTATTTGGCAGGCAAGGATCGATCGGTAGACAACGAAGTAGCTGATTTATTTATTCAATCACTTGAGCAGTCAGACTTAGTGCGTCAAGCAACCACTCACCCGCAGCCATTTGCCAGTATTCGTTCAATCGAATCTCGACCGCTTGTTGTTGTGTTTGTTTGGGGGAATCCTGAGATTAGCGATCAAGACGAAGAACTACTTCAGGAGTTGAGTACACACTTTGCTGCGGCTTTCTTCAAACGGTCGTCCAGTGATTAATTGAAGTAGGCCAGGTCTTCGACCTGACACGAACTACACGATGACTTGCGTCAGGTCGAAGACCTGACCTACATGGTGCTAAGCCCAGCGCCGCGTCGACGGGCTTCATAACGGCGCACCAACACCCCATGTTCGACCCCTAACTCCGTCAGGCCATCGCGGCGCACGCCGCGATGTTGATCTGTGTGAGGCTTTGGGTGACTAGGCGGGTTGGGGGTGGAGTTATTGAGGTATTTCTAGCCGGGCCGCTACACGGCCCTGGTCGAGGTCTGCGGTTTTACGACAGTGTGAGTTTCAGGCTGTACGCCAAATCGCAGGGCTTCGTGTCGGGGGCGGTGATTTTCACGCCGTTGTCGTCTTGCGACCATTCGAGCGGGCCGGCGTGGCCGAGGAGTTCGACGTTCGCCACGCGGTCTTTCACCGCGGTGAGGTGGAAGGTGCGGCCCCCGGAAGCGCTTCCGTCCTCCGGCCAACCCATGGCGATGGCGTAGAGGGTGTGGTCGCCCTTGGTGACGAAGCGGTAGTCGCCGTCGCCGAGGGGGGACTGGTCGGGCTCGGCGAAGTCGCCGGTGGGGAAGTCTTTGCCTTGGCCGTATTGGGTCCAGGGGCGGGTGCCGTAGATGGCTTCGCCGTTGACGGCGAACCAGTCGGCGAGGGCGTCGAGGATGGCGAGGCATTCGGCGTCGAGGGTGCCGTCGGTTTGGCCGGGGAAGTTGAGCAGGAGGTTGCCGTTCTTGCTGACGATGTCGGCGAGCATGTGGACGATCAGTTGCGGCGACTTGTAGGTCAGGCCTTGCTTGTAGTACCAGCCGCCGACGCAGGTATCGGTCTGCCAGGGGTCGGGCCAAATGCGATCGACGCCGCCGCGTTCGAGGTCGAGGATGCCGATGCCTTCGACGTAATCGCCGTGGCCGCCGATGGGGTTGCCCTCGGCATCGAGCGCGGGGCCGGGCTGGGCGTGGTCGCGGGCGGACTCGTGGTAGCTCTTGAGGTTGTAGACCGCTTCGAGCTTGCCGCCGCGGCGTTCGATGTTGCGGTTGTAGAAGTGGGCGAGCATCGATCGGCCGACCTCGCCGAAGGGGATCGCGCCGTCGGTGTAGAGCAGGTCGGGGTCGTACTGGTCGACCAGGTCGTTGATGCGGTCGTGCCACTGCTTAGCCCACCACGCCGGCGGGTCGAGGGGGTATTGAAAGTTGGTGTCGTCGTGGGGCGGGAAGTAGAAGTCTTCGAGCTCGGGGTTGTTGCCGTCGTAGGGCACGCCGGCCTTGGGGCCTTCCTTGTCGCTGCCTTTGTTGGTGTTGAACCAGTTGTAGGAGCGCTCGAGGTGTTCGGTGACGCCGAAGTAGAGGCCTTGGTCGCGGGCGGCGTCGCGGAACTCGCCGACGATGTCGCGCTTGGGGCCGATGTTGACCGCGTTCCACTTGTGGTGCTTGGAGTTCCACAGGTCGAAGTTGTCGTGGTGCACGCCCATGGAAGTGAAGTACTTGGCGCCGGCTTTCTTGTAGCGTTGCATCAGGTCCTGGGCGTCGAAGTTCTCGCAGGTCCAAAGCGGGAGGATGTCTTTGAAGCCAAACTCTGAGGGGTGGCCGTAGTGCTTGAGGTGGTGCTCGTAGGCGGGGTCGCCGGGCTTGTACATGTTGCGGGCGTACCAGTCGCCGGCCATGGGCACGCCTTGGGGGCCCCAGTGGGCCCAGATGCCGAACTTCGCATCGCGGAACCAATCGGGGCAGGTGTATTGCTGGAGGGAGTCGAAGGTGGGCTCGAACTTCATGGCGGGGTTCCGGGGTAAGCAGGGTTTGGTGCAGTGACTACGATGTGACGCTCGAAACACCGCACGGAGTCGACCAATGGACACACACGATACCCCCGAAAGTTCGCAAAACCAGACATTCTTGCTCGGCGCGATCGCCGTGGAAGCGGGGCTTTCGGCGGGGACGCGGGAGGTGGCCGGCGTGTGGGTCGATGCCGACATGGACTACCGCAAGATCGAGCCCGTGCGTCGTGCCGCCAAGGCCCGGCGGATCGAGCTCACGCCCCTGAGCCGCCAAGAGCTTGACGCCCGCGTCGGCCACGACAAACACGGCGGCGTGGTCGCGGAGGTCGGCCCACGGACGTTCCTCACGCTGGATGAATTGCTCGCCCACTCCGGCAGCGAGCGGTCGTTCTTCGTGATGCTCGACGGCGTCGAGGACCCGTTCAACTTCGGCCAGTCGATCCGCTCGCTCTACGCCGCGGGCTGTCACGGCGTCGTGGTTCGGCCCCGCAACTGGGCGATGGCGGACGGCGAAGCCCCGTCGATCATCGCCCGCTCCTCGGCGGGCACCAGCGAGTTCATGCCGATCGCCTTGGCGGAGACGCCCGAAGAGGCGGCCGAGTTTTTCAAAGCCAAGGGCGTGGTCGTCGCTGCAGCGGCGGAGACGCACGAAGCGGTGCCTTTGTACGACGTGGACCTGACGAAGCCGTTGTTCCTGCTCATCGGCGGCGAGAAGCGGGGTGTGAAGCGGTCGTTCCTCAACCAGGCGGACCAAGTCGTGCAGATCCCCTACGGCCGACCGTTCGAATACGCGCTGGGCACCGTCGCGGCGGTGTCGGTGTTGGGGTTTGAGCTGGCGCGGCAGCGGGGTGGGAAATAGGCAGTGGGCAATGGGGTTTGGGCAGTGGGGAAGACGCAAGCGATGGCGTGGAAGCGATCGAGTACACCGCCTGCTTGAAGCTACGAACGCATGAATCACCACCAAACCCTCACCCGCTAAACTTTGCTCGCGCCCCATTACCCAAACCCCACCGCCCACCGCCCACTGCCCACTGCCCAACTCCCATGGACCCCTTCACCCACCTCCACTGCGAAATCGTCGGCGAGCTCGCCCACGTCACCTTCCCTGGCGGGAAGTTCGACGGCGTCGCGGTGCGGGAACTGTTCGAGTTGTCCAACCAGCTCCCCGAAGTTCGCCCCAAACTCCTGGTCGACACCACCGGCGTCGAGTTCGTCCCGTCGGGCGGGATGGGCATGCTGATCATGATCCGCAAACGATTTATGTCCGCCGGCGGGCAGCTGCACATCGCGATCCCCAACGCCAACATCATGCAGTCGTTCACCCTGGCCAACATGGGCCGGATGCTCGAATTGTTTGAAACTGTTGAGGACGCCCGGGACCGCTTCAAGCCGTGAACCGCGGGCTATGATGGCCTCATCATGGACAAAACCACCACCACCCACACGCTCGCCCTCGATGGCGAAAGCGTCAACACCGACACCCTCCTCCAACGCGAATGGCTGCTGACCAACGGCACCGGCGCTTTCAGCATGGGCACCGCGCTCGGCTGCAACACCCGCCGGTACCACGGCCTGCTCATCGCCGCCGCCTCCCCGCCCGTCGGACGCGTGCTGGCGCTCAACCAGGTCTTCGACCAACTCATCCTCAAAGCCCCCGGAAGCGACGACGCCGAGCAACACGTCGAACTGGGTAGCTGCCTCTTCCGTGGCGATGATGAACAACTCGTTCACGCCCCGCAGGGCCATCAATCCATCGCCGAGTTCAAGCGTGGCCTGACCGTGCAGTGGACCTACCAGTGGGGCAAGGTCACCGTCGAACGCGAGCTCGTCCTGCACGACAAAGCCCAGGCGATCACGATCCACTACCGCGTGGCCGGGCTGAAAAACCTGGGCGGCGACGCCACGCTCCGCGTCGCTCCGATGCTCACCCTCCGCGACTTCCACAGCCTGCTCTCCCGCGGCAACGCCGGCGAGTTTGCCCTCAAATCCCCCAAGCACGGCAAGAAACTCTCGGTCACGCAAGGCGAAACCGAAATCACCTTCAACTCCCCCGACGGCAAATTCACCGAGCAGCCCGACTGGTGGCACGGCATCACCTACCCCCGC
Protein-coding regions in this window:
- a CDS encoding RimK family alpha-L-glutamate ligase, which produces MKIVVLSRNPKGYSVKRFREAAEARGHTLRVRSTLRFSMYVEPQSPDLTYNGKEFGEVDAVIPRIGASITQFGTAVVRQFEQMGVFCLNTSTAISVSRDKLRSMQILSRHDVGIPDSAFVRGKEDVLPAIEALGGVPVIIKLLEGSQGVGVILADSVNIAEAIIETLQSARQNVLLQKFVAESKGRDIRALVVGGRVVAAMRRKAVGTEFRSNVHRGGQTEAIELDEQYQQTAVKAAQIMGLRVAGVDMLEGRDGPQVMEVNSSPGLEGIETVTGIDVAGAIIEHIEEQVLLPDVDVRQRMTIKSGYGVAEFPVAPDSPLAGVTIGDSGLRDDREVLVLSITRGSAVIPAPHGNQEILPGDVLLCFGKLFTLRSLVPAERPKKPKRKRTRVNPSV
- the typA gene encoding translational GTPase TypA: MAQNHLRNVAIIAHVDHGKTTLTDQLLYQSGMFRTEDLDKLAGGQHNLIMDTGDLERERGITITAKNCAVNYRHTDGADYKINLIDTPGHADFGGEVERVLNMADGCLLVVDAFEGPMPQTRFVLQKALAIGLKPVVVINKIDKPNARPEDVINEVFDLLAELDAPDDALDFPIVYSSAKNGWASDDLEKAGMNGAEHPDNMLALYSAILEHVPAPYAEGSSRGAAAGFASGVEALAAPLQMMVTTIQYSDYVGRIAVGRVTAGRINAGQQVTVINRAGEGKQQKILKLNAFDGLKQKEVPQVIAGDICAVVGLDPIDIGDTIACPDRPEALPAVEIDEPTLTMTFRVNDSPFAGREGEFVTSRQVYDRLQKELQSNVALRVERGDGGDEFKVSGRGMMHLGVLLETMRREGYELQVGKPEVILKRPEDGDHAGKLCEPIEQLVVDCPAECQNDVMSLVTNRKAEIVSMDPKAGAGDYIHMEFTIPARGLIGMRTRMLTATQGRAVMHHNLLRYEPMRGDVPKRPAGVIIASDTGQVTPYALHGLYDRGFFFVKPGDQVYEGQVIGEHCKDNDIIANPIKSKQLTAVRTRGGKDDNMQIKPAKEMSLEACLEYIAEDELVEVTPENIRLRKRTLQESMRRREARSAKDKAKAGA
- a CDS encoding TrmH family RNA methyltransferase; its protein translation is MDTHDTPESSQNQTFLLGAIAVEAGLSAGTREVAGVWVDADMDYRKIEPVRRAAKARRIELTPLSRQELDARVGHDKHGGVVAEVGPRTFLTLDELLAHSGSERSFFVMLDGVEDPFNFGQSIRSLYAAGCHGVVVRPRNWAMADGEAPSIIARSSAGTSEFMPIALAETPEEAAEFFKAKGVVVAAAAETHEAVPLYDVDLTKPLFLLIGGEKRGVKRSFLNQADQVVQIPYGRPFEYALGTVAAVSVLGFELARQRGGK
- a CDS encoding STAS domain-containing protein, whose translation is MDPFTHLHCEIVGELAHVTFPGGKFDGVAVRELFELSNQLPEVRPKLLVDTTGVEFVPSGGMGMLIMIRKRFMSAGGQLHIAIPNANIMQSFTLANMGRMLELFETVEDARDRFKP
- a CDS encoding SDR family NAD(P)-dependent oxidoreductase, with the protein product MSQPFTNRVALVTGASAGIGWATAKSLAEAGAKVAVSARRGEKLEALVAEIAAAGGKAKAFPADVSDPAATDAMWAQVVDWAGGVPEIVVANAGRGLAGGVLSSDESAWESLFKLNVTGTMHFMRIVAGAMKAKLEAAGVTPADADFPGADLVVLGSTVGSNVSPFSGAYGASKFAVEGAVEALRREVGSTGIRVTNIKPGIVLSEFQDVAGYDEENFGKTVAKFGKMLQPEDIARTICHIVAEPPHVHVNTVTIRPVGQDYP
- a CDS encoding alpha-L-fucosidase gives rise to the protein MKFEPTFDSLQQYTCPDWFRDAKFGIWAHWGPQGVPMAGDWYARNMYKPGDPAYEHHLKHYGHPSEFGFKDILPLWTCENFDAQDLMQRYKKAGAKYFTSMGVHHDNFDLWNSKHHKWNAVNIGPKRDIVGEFRDAARDQGLYFGVTEHLERSYNWFNTNKGSDKEGPKAGVPYDGNNPELEDFYFPPHDDTNFQYPLDPPAWWAKQWHDRINDLVDQYDPDLLYTDGAIPFGEVGRSMLAHFYNRNIERRGGKLEAVYNLKSYHESARDHAQPGPALDAEGNPIGGHGDYVEGIGILDLERGGVDRIWPDPWQTDTCVGGWYYKQGLTYKSPQLIVHMLADIVSKNGNLLLNFPGQTDGTLDAECLAILDALADWFAVNGEAIYGTRPWTQYGQGKDFPTGDFAEPDQSPLGDGDYRFVTKGDHTLYAIAMGWPEDGSASGGRTFHLTAVKDRVANVELLGHAGPLEWSQDDNGVKITAPDTKPCDLAYSLKLTLS